The proteins below come from a single Podarcis muralis chromosome 8, rPodMur119.hap1.1, whole genome shotgun sequence genomic window:
- the ST3GAL1 gene encoding CMP-N-acetylneuraminate-beta-galactosamide-alpha-2,3-sialyltransferase 1 isoform X1 gives MLAIRKRGFKMFTLALLFVITITSFLLNYSHNTVMVAWDPKQLVYQFSEQFRRLMKYSRRPCSCHTCISEEGVSLWFDDRFNQTMQPFLTTQNAFMPEDSYKWWLKLQGEKNPKGLNETIQELFELIPGDADQLLERSGSRCRRCAVVGNSGNLKQSQYGQEIDNHDFVFRMNKAPTAGYESDVGSKTTHHFVYPESYKELGENVSMIVIPFKTLDLRWVVSALTTGTINHTYIPVPRKIKVNKSKILIYHPFFIKYVYDNWLHHHGRYPSTGFLSVIFALHICDEVDLYGFGADSKGNWHHYWENNPSAGAFRQTGVHDGDFESNVTLTLASVDKVRFFKGR, from the exons ATGCTGGCCATCAGGAAGAGGGGCTTCAAGATGTTTACTCTTGCCTTATTGTTTGTCATCACCATCACGTCGTTCTTGCTGAACTACAGCCACAACACGGTCATGGTCGCCTGGGACCCCAAACAGCTCGTCTACCAGTTTTCGGAGCAGTTTCGGAGACTGATGAAATATTCCCGGAGGCCTTGCAGCTGCCACACGTGCATTTCTGAAGAGGGGGTCTCGCTCTGGTTCGACGACAGGTTCAACCAAACTATGCAACCCTTCCTGACCACACAGAATGCCTTCATGCCCGAAGACAGCTACAAGTGGTGGCTG AAGCTGCAAGGGGAAAAGAACCCCAAGGGTTTAAACGAGACCATCCAGGAGCTGTTTGAGCTCATCCCTGGAGATGCGGACCAGCTCCTGGAGAGAAGCGGTTCGCGATGCAGGCGGTGCGCCGTGGTGGGGAACTCGGGTAACCTCAAGCAGTCGCAGTACGGCCAGGAGATCGACAACCATGACTTCGTGTTCAG AATGAACAAAGCCCCCACAGCCGGCTATGAGTCTGACGTCGGCAGCAAAACGACCCACCACTTTGTCTACCCCGAGAGCTACAAGGAGCTGGGCGAGAACGTCAGCATGATAGTCATCCCGTTCAAGACCCTGGACCTTCGCTGGGTCGTCAGCGCTCTCACCACAGGGACCATCAACCA CACATATATTCCAGTGCCACGCAAAATCAAAGTCAACAAAAGCAAG ATTCTGATTTATCACCCCTTCTTCATAAAATACGTTTATGATAACTGGCTGCATCATCATGGGAGATACCCCTCAACAGGCTTCCTGTCGGTTATATTTGCTCTTCACATCTGCGATGAG GTGGACCTTTATGGGTTCGGAGCCGACAGCAAAGGGAACTggcaccactactgggaaaacaaccCATCAGCCGGGGCTTTCCGCCAGACGGGCGTCCACGACGGGGATTTCGAATCCAACGTAACGTTGACTCTTGCCTCGGTCGACAAAGTACGCTTTTTCAAGGGCAGATGA
- the ST3GAL1 gene encoding CMP-N-acetylneuraminate-beta-galactosamide-alpha-2,3-sialyltransferase 1 isoform X2 — MLAIRKRGFKMFTLALLFVITITSFLLNYSHNTVMVAWDPKQLVYQFSEQFRRLMKYSRRPCSCHTCISEEGVSLWFDDRFNQTMQPFLTTQNAFMPEDSYKWWLKLQGEKNPKGLNETIQELFELIPGDADQLLERSGSRCRRCAVVGNSGNLKQSQYGQEIDNHDFVFSTYIPVPRKIKVNKSKILIYHPFFIKYVYDNWLHHHGRYPSTGFLSVIFALHICDEVDLYGFGADSKGNWHHYWENNPSAGAFRQTGVHDGDFESNVTLTLASVDKVRFFKGR; from the exons ATGCTGGCCATCAGGAAGAGGGGCTTCAAGATGTTTACTCTTGCCTTATTGTTTGTCATCACCATCACGTCGTTCTTGCTGAACTACAGCCACAACACGGTCATGGTCGCCTGGGACCCCAAACAGCTCGTCTACCAGTTTTCGGAGCAGTTTCGGAGACTGATGAAATATTCCCGGAGGCCTTGCAGCTGCCACACGTGCATTTCTGAAGAGGGGGTCTCGCTCTGGTTCGACGACAGGTTCAACCAAACTATGCAACCCTTCCTGACCACACAGAATGCCTTCATGCCCGAAGACAGCTACAAGTGGTGGCTG AAGCTGCAAGGGGAAAAGAACCCCAAGGGTTTAAACGAGACCATCCAGGAGCTGTTTGAGCTCATCCCTGGAGATGCGGACCAGCTCCTGGAGAGAAGCGGTTCGCGATGCAGGCGGTGCGCCGTGGTGGGGAACTCGGGTAACCTCAAGCAGTCGCAGTACGGCCAGGAGATCGACAACCATGACTTCGTGTTCAG CACATATATTCCAGTGCCACGCAAAATCAAAGTCAACAAAAGCAAG ATTCTGATTTATCACCCCTTCTTCATAAAATACGTTTATGATAACTGGCTGCATCATCATGGGAGATACCCCTCAACAGGCTTCCTGTCGGTTATATTTGCTCTTCACATCTGCGATGAG GTGGACCTTTATGGGTTCGGAGCCGACAGCAAAGGGAACTggcaccactactgggaaaacaaccCATCAGCCGGGGCTTTCCGCCAGACGGGCGTCCACGACGGGGATTTCGAATCCAACGTAACGTTGACTCTTGCCTCGGTCGACAAAGTACGCTTTTTCAAGGGCAGATGA